A DNA window from bacterium contains the following coding sequences:
- a CDS encoding sigma-54 factor interaction domain-containing protein translates to MHCCDRSPGPFVAVNCAAIPSELFEAELFGIGQKVATDVVVRTGQIEMAHHGTLFLDELGSFPIALQPKILRAIEEKMVTRVGEHRSIPVDFRLITANNEDPRT, encoded by the coding sequence TTGCATTGCTGTGATCGTTCCCCAGGTCCGTTTGTCGCTGTTAATTGCGCTGCCATTCCTTCTGAACTCTTTGAAGCAGAGTTATTTGGAATCGGACAAAAGGTTGCTACAGATGTTGTGGTGAGAACTGGCCAAATAGAAATGGCACATCATGGAACTCTTTTCCTGGATGAGCTGGGTTCGTTCCCGATCGCGTTACAGCCGAAAATCTTGCGCGCAATTGAAGAGAAAATGGTCACACGGGTGGGGGAACATCGTTCTATTCCGGTGGATTTTCGCTTGATCACAGCAAATAATGAAGATCCCAGGACCTGA
- a CDS encoding enoyl-CoA hydratase/isomerase family protein, whose translation MIISNMIHSEDRGAVRVLRMEHGKVQAFDLELLSDLIEAFQQAETSSTKALVLTGTGKTFSAGVDLFRVLEGGRLYLETFLPKLDEMLERVFLFPKPVVCAINGHAIAGGCVLSSACDYRMMSSEGGQIGVPELLVGLPFPLLPFEIVRFSMAPQHVQRVIYTGKTYSPIEALQVGLLDEVTGSESLLQNACEVAAQFGAIPSVSFRIVKEQLRKPVLDGVAQYSNDARLLEGWSNPEIHGVIRQYLNRTIKNKT comes from the coding sequence ATGATCATTTCAAATATGATCCACAGCGAAGATCGCGGCGCCGTAAGAGTTCTTCGGATGGAACATGGGAAGGTGCAAGCCTTCGATCTGGAATTGCTTTCCGATTTGATCGAAGCATTCCAGCAAGCGGAAACATCCTCCACAAAAGCCCTTGTCTTGACCGGAACGGGAAAAACCTTTTCGGCCGGAGTCGATCTATTCCGTGTATTGGAAGGAGGTCGTCTTTATCTGGAAACATTCTTGCCGAAATTGGATGAAATGCTGGAACGCGTTTTTCTATTCCCAAAGCCAGTCGTCTGCGCGATCAACGGACATGCCATTGCCGGCGGCTGTGTGCTTTCTTCCGCATGCGATTACAGAATGATGAGCAGCGAAGGGGGGCAGATTGGTGTTCCAGAATTGTTAGTTGGACTCCCTTTTCCATTGCTGCCCTTTGAGATTGTGCGCTTCAGCATGGCTCCGCAACATGTGCAACGCGTGATCTACACCGGAAAGACGTATTCACCGATAGAAGCACTTCAGGTTGGATTACTGGATGAAGTCACCGGATCGGAATCTCTGCTGCAGAATGCCTGCGAAGTTGCTGCACAATTCGGCGCCATTCCCTCTGTCTCCTTCCGCATTGTGAAAGAGCAACTGCGCAAACCGGTTCTGGATGGTGTGGCGCAATACTCAAATGACGCTCGGCTACTGGAGGGCTGGAGCAATCCCGAGATACACGGGGTTATCCGGCAATACTTGAATCGAACGATCAAAAACAAAACATAA
- a CDS encoding SET domain-containing protein-lysine N-methyltransferase, whose translation MTQFTPETSRKKQSDSHFIKFAGRGENEIKVYTIEQFMAATGIVYLWELEFQDEKVAERIRMQCSHALETGSIGTDSRWLGALHAKEIESHYIADVSIRWIDETIGYGLFAEKDIAAWEYIGEYTGLVRKLNLIFGNINEYCFGYPTSAFSYRKHVIDALNQGNEIRYANHSESPNSESMGVLFDNILHIIVRAIKDIPASTEIVYDYTGSYRLFKRMRAYFLNSLKPRLRARLHLPS comes from the coding sequence ATGACTCAATTCACTCCCGAGACTTCCCGAAAAAAACAAAGTGACTCCCATTTCATAAAATTCGCAGGCCGTGGAGAAAATGAGATCAAAGTTTATACCATAGAGCAATTCATGGCTGCCACCGGAATTGTCTATCTTTGGGAACTCGAATTTCAGGATGAAAAAGTGGCAGAGCGCATTAGAATGCAGTGCTCTCACGCCCTTGAGACCGGTTCCATTGGAACAGATAGCCGTTGGCTTGGGGCTCTACATGCCAAAGAAATAGAGAGCCACTATATCGCTGATGTTTCCATCCGGTGGATTGATGAAACGATTGGGTATGGACTCTTTGCTGAAAAAGACATCGCGGCCTGGGAGTATATCGGTGAATATACCGGCCTGGTCAGGAAATTAAATCTGATTTTCGGAAACATCAATGAATACTGTTTTGGGTACCCAACTTCAGCATTCAGTTATAGAAAACATGTTATCGATGCGCTGAACCAGGGAAACGAGATTCGCTACGCAAACCACAGCGAATCTCCGAATAGCGAATCCATGGGCGTTCTGTTTGATAACATCCTTCACATCATCGTAAGGGCAATAAAAGATATTCCCGCCTCTACCGAAATTGTCTACGATTACACGGGCTCCTATCGGCTGTTCAAACGAATGCGTGCCTATTTCTTGAATAGCCTCAAACCCAGGCTTAGGGCGAGACTTCACTTGCCTTCGTAA
- a CDS encoding ATP-binding protein: MSDTNRILEELQMVPAIADLPEDQLIWLARNLKEVTFAAGEIVAQEGGPADTFSILLGGEFHFRRESDSQDTRVYISKPGDIVGKLPYSRLTQWPGTFRALTPGRLLSGSTDLFPEMTRVAPQLVQRLVSIMSDRIRSTTKEDQQRDRMAALGKLSAGLAHELNNPAASAKRAALALSEAQDALRDATSRLDNRELTPEQRKAISHFERQALQHIQAPVLLDSLTQSEQEEEITSWLKKNAVREPWKLAPVLAEATLDIPWLEALHQKVGQEALTDGLSRIVSQVLAKKLTKEIESSTGRISELVKAIKEYSYMDQAPIQEIDVHHGIDNTLVMLRYKLKHGIEVERIFDPNLPRICAYGSELNQVWTNLIDNAADAMKQGGKLTIRTLLDSDCVLIDIADTGAGIPDEIQHKIFEPFFTTKKMGEGMGLGLDSVWRIVQKHHGSIRVESRPGDTRFQIRLPLKQPTT, encoded by the coding sequence ATGTCAGATACGAATCGAATTTTGGAAGAACTTCAAATGGTTCCTGCGATTGCAGATCTTCCTGAAGATCAACTGATCTGGCTCGCGAGAAATCTAAAAGAAGTAACTTTTGCTGCCGGTGAAATTGTCGCTCAGGAAGGTGGACCTGCTGACACGTTCAGTATTTTGCTGGGAGGAGAATTCCACTTTCGCCGGGAGTCTGACTCACAGGATACACGCGTTTACATTTCAAAACCCGGCGACATCGTGGGGAAACTTCCCTATTCCCGGCTGACGCAATGGCCCGGAACTTTTCGCGCCCTCACGCCAGGAAGACTGCTTTCGGGAAGCACGGATCTGTTTCCCGAAATGACGCGTGTTGCGCCCCAGCTAGTGCAGCGCCTGGTCAGCATCATGAGTGACCGCATTCGGTCAACAACAAAAGAGGACCAGCAAAGAGATCGAATGGCCGCTCTAGGAAAACTATCCGCCGGGCTGGCTCATGAGTTGAACAATCCTGCCGCCTCTGCAAAACGCGCGGCTCTCGCTCTCAGCGAAGCGCAAGATGCTTTGCGTGATGCAACCTCCCGTCTCGACAACCGCGAACTGACGCCCGAACAGCGAAAGGCGATTTCCCATTTCGAACGCCAGGCACTGCAGCACATACAAGCTCCCGTTCTTCTGGATTCGCTCACTCAAAGCGAGCAGGAAGAGGAAATCACGTCCTGGCTGAAGAAAAATGCCGTTAGAGAGCCCTGGAAACTGGCTCCGGTTCTGGCGGAAGCCACTCTTGATATTCCCTGGCTCGAAGCGCTCCATCAAAAAGTAGGACAGGAAGCGTTAACGGATGGGCTCTCACGAATTGTTTCGCAGGTGCTCGCAAAAAAACTGACGAAAGAAATTGAATCCAGCACCGGACGCATTTCGGAACTGGTGAAAGCAATTAAAGAATATTCCTACATGGACCAGGCGCCGATTCAAGAAATCGACGTGCATCATGGGATCGATAACACACTCGTTATGCTGCGATACAAGTTAAAGCATGGAATCGAAGTCGAGCGAATCTTTGATCCGAACCTTCCTCGTATTTGCGCCTACGGAAGTGAACTCAATCAGGTTTGGACGAATTTGATCGACAACGCGGCAGATGCAATGAAACAGGGAGGGAAGCTCACAATCCGAACCCTGCTAGATAGCGATTGTGTGCTGATCGATATCGCCGATACCGGCGCCGGAATCCCTGATGAGATTCAACACAAGATTTTCGAACCGTTTTTCACCACAAAAAAAATGGGAGAAGGAATGGGACTCGGCCTGGATAGCGTTTGGAGAATCGTTCAAAAACATCACGGCAGCATTCGGGTAGAATCCAGACCGGGCGATACGCGTTTCCAGATCCGCCTTCCGTTAAAACAACCCACGACTTAG
- a CDS encoding FAD-dependent oxidoreductase encodes MAKPTLLTVDDDPEVLRSVERDLKRHYSADFRVLRAESGSAALEILKRVKERNDTVALFLVDQRMPQMDGVSFLAEAVKIFPDAKRALLTAYADTDAAIAAINRVHIHQYLLKPWDPPEENFYPILDDLIEDWHANYRPPFQGIRVLGNRWSPHSHTVKYFLARYNLPYRWLDIETKDRDTEVRSLVDVLDEIELQKLPLVLFPDGSKLCAPSPGEIADRIGLLTRAETDFYDLVIIGGGPSGLAAAVYGASEGLRTVMIEREAPGGQAALSSRIENYLGFPAGLTGADLTRRAVMQARRFGVEILAPMEASRVRVEGPYKIVELANGTEVRCHVILIATGVRWRKLDVPGMDRLSGAGIYYGAAMTEAIECRGQTVYLVGGANSAGQAAVHFAGFAERVVMLVRGDTLKNSMSQYLIDRIRETPNISVEYNSRVVEVHGTDHLEAISIHCTTSGQTETVPANYLFIFIGATPHAHCVEGIVESDERGFILSGPDLLRDGQRPKGWQLDRDPVLLETSVPGIFVVGDVRHGSVKRVASGVGEGSIAIQLIHQYLSKV; translated from the coding sequence ATGGCGAAACCGACTCTGTTAACAGTGGATGATGATCCCGAGGTCTTGCGCTCGGTAGAAAGAGACTTGAAGCGGCACTACAGCGCGGACTTTCGCGTTCTGCGCGCCGAATCAGGCTCCGCGGCGTTGGAAATTTTGAAGCGGGTCAAAGAACGAAACGACACTGTGGCGCTCTTTCTTGTGGATCAAAGGATGCCACAAATGGACGGCGTCAGCTTTCTGGCGGAAGCCGTCAAAATTTTCCCGGATGCCAAACGCGCACTGCTCACCGCTTATGCGGACACGGATGCCGCCATTGCAGCGATCAACCGTGTTCACATTCATCAGTATCTTCTGAAACCGTGGGATCCGCCGGAAGAGAACTTTTATCCGATACTGGATGACTTGATCGAAGATTGGCACGCAAATTACAGACCGCCCTTTCAAGGGATTCGCGTTTTAGGGAATCGCTGGTCACCGCATTCCCACACCGTGAAATATTTTCTTGCCCGCTACAATTTGCCTTATCGCTGGCTCGACATTGAAACAAAAGATCGCGACACCGAAGTGCGAAGTCTAGTCGATGTGCTGGATGAGATAGAATTGCAGAAGCTTCCGCTTGTTCTTTTTCCTGATGGTTCGAAACTCTGTGCGCCATCTCCAGGTGAAATTGCAGACCGGATAGGATTACTGACACGTGCTGAGACCGATTTTTACGATCTGGTGATTATTGGTGGTGGACCTTCCGGTCTGGCTGCGGCTGTGTATGGAGCATCAGAAGGACTCCGCACGGTGATGATTGAACGGGAAGCTCCGGGTGGCCAGGCCGCGCTGAGCTCGCGCATAGAAAATTATCTCGGATTTCCCGCGGGACTAACGGGCGCAGATCTAACGCGCCGGGCCGTCATGCAGGCGCGCCGTTTTGGAGTCGAAATTCTTGCCCCAATGGAAGCCTCACGGGTGCGGGTCGAAGGTCCATACAAAATCGTTGAACTCGCTAACGGAACTGAAGTTCGATGTCATGTGATTTTGATAGCGACCGGTGTGCGATGGCGAAAATTGGATGTGCCCGGCATGGACCGCCTCAGCGGAGCGGGAATTTATTACGGCGCAGCGATGACCGAAGCAATTGAGTGCCGCGGCCAAACGGTCTATCTGGTGGGAGGAGCCAATTCAGCAGGTCAGGCTGCGGTCCACTTTGCGGGATTTGCCGAGCGCGTCGTGATGCTGGTTCGCGGAGATACATTGAAAAACAGCATGTCGCAATATTTGATCGATCGAATCCGAGAGACTCCGAATATTTCCGTCGAATACAATTCGCGCGTCGTTGAAGTCCATGGAACTGACCATCTGGAGGCAATCTCCATTCATTGCACAACAAGCGGACAAACGGAAACCGTTCCCGCCAACTATCTCTTCATATTTATAGGAGCGACACCTCACGCGCATTGTGTTGAGGGAATCGTTGAAAGCGACGAACGCGGATTCATTCTGTCCGGCCCCGATTTGCTACGCGATGGCCAGCGTCCGAAAGGATGGCAACTGGACCGCGATCCCGTTTTGCTCGAAACGAGCGTCCCGGGAATTTTTGTGGTGGGAGATGTCCGGCACGGTTCCGTAAAACGTGTCGCCTCCGGAGTCGGTGAAGGATCGATCGCAATACAATTGATCCATCAATATCTCAGCAAGGTTTAA